The nucleotide window GCATTTTTTCGGCCACCCATCGGGATTTAATACAGTTATGCATGAGTGGCATTTTAGGCCATAAATAGCGAATTCGTAAACTATCCATAATATCTTAAAAGTGTATACGTAATTATGTTACACTACGACAATTGTCAAGAGCTTAAAAATATGATATATTATATCAACGATGCCAAAAAGAACCTACCAACCAAAAAAACTAAAAAGAATTAAAACCCATGGGTTTCGAGAACGGAACAAAAGCCGTGGTGGTAAAAGAGTCCTA belongs to Patescibacteria group bacterium and includes:
- the rpmH gene encoding 50S ribosomal protein L34, which gives rise to MPKRTYQPKKLKRIKTHGFRERNKSRGGKRVLKRRQFKGRKKITIS